One Rhodopirellula bahusiensis genomic region harbors:
- a CDS encoding peptidase translates to MSEVPYGLTSELPSTNHHAPSELLPATRGALRAFARRRATLQFCRGIAVGVTMLIAGMILLALIDHFMRPTTLPRIVLSILAYAFAGWMAYRNGIKSAFRSSQSEVASSFETAQTKLRGQVLSAVELSEVEHLNGSPDFRRKLQTHVANQMGGIEVRRLLPWKLIQQTLLVLFSLLIIIAALGLIPTLELPRRFARVLLPIAPIQRASLTKIHLIQPDPPSGMVAEGDLVGVMVEVDRLGRSEVWLEIRDELGSERQRMVRRSAEDVEPSVSADASLPTYSANLPVQQTPMDYRILAGDAETLWYTLTPQPRPRATSFLKEYQYPTHLKLPNETVTDEHGDLAAFVGTKVTMRVVFDQPVRDAEMLFSSRGSGLALSAVSTDSHQFEITVPISTPGSYRLDAIGSGTGLNNPFSPRYTIDPVIDRNPIAMWDESTQRRQIVSPAAVLSLTGHLEDDVPMDHVIQQILLEGEGVTEIKTELDTPSRIAEVNLKWDLARFDGREKPDVTLPSGSRLKTRLIAVDRSGHRGQSNWIDVFIAQSDFDPDRHHDLFETRELTRRITTWFEELNLIGEGIQTSMKEAIDSPETKSFLLEPELADQFQRLRSEWELISGFGGEEDSGTPNEESQISIHKRLSLLSDPVMVDQWSQLDSAANYALEQTTLHYQAWQRIGEQLPTKELASQRKRLAGSYVGNLRSLTQLTSRSIDFSQATLAVELARGLSKDLQTIQTSAAMLGDANSNIPIVRLPGQSELLKQQLLQISQLLKSLDSDLPQEVNKLHERIHRFVDDRTQSISDALEKLRTSQDGNSERPFRNTIKQFAKDIQALRVHSLVSGNVFNQIASSTKEFTAEPIGWSGPLRTLNRTGKQWTDQQRKTVSLSERGNSNDLTESKAIQQVHAEYFLELRATILRRLGRIEQVEEARTDSQVITSADLDLIVRTLDAITAEGFISPENSDLDSVAFFDKVSKAVMTLESGNKLHRAARQLQYVADRERYPIDWTDSVIQQPLRLKYIQVANEIPMAQIRHLGLDSETGQQLQETRWNHDANQARERMDHRLWSNEPIVSAAIPLETILKTYQSSWAAIDPLMEEAREFLRGLTASLADQARQAAEEAKQQSDSIEEDQAKRPNSPAEVANDAESKFEALKDQVGEIAEQLADRANNADYSDADEAQAARDADRAIAAIEKQTEQVASQLRENEPEKATQSLDDLSETLEAIADHFDAVDSGEDASETRETLNEFSPNSDSNSPTDDQFGAAESVAKANQMTPEQLLEQLEKKLPTDEPMQDSLQEITDQTVRAAEQMVREAANEETALRRNLERSDSEFSERKRVARNELRSLSARANAVRDHLLTMADQASNWSNETSTQREIQQIRDQLLKATQKTNDVQNDNALLDELQAANESLREAVKEAANQTSAINDKANESQKNALHNNEQSRTKAARQLESMQRRGKNSYLQSLQRENQQWSRNVDEAGRRIQQAQNQERNAQKSLDRAQEQQKKHPGEEWAAKEVTNKQAQVKEAQSAADAAKQTRDLARKSESQANQRYEDARNRAVANLDAANPAAELLSRVTQQATEELRDLSKSLDANQKSLAIEDSLKSPESSNEQFANQQSRLQRSVAMASEELRRAARHEERLGNKTAAANLDEIANDIESVNEQPMSTAQESLQSGQTQQANQRLADAAAQLQENADALAKQSANDSAGDNQTGSDSKDGPSSPQSEKLAKTLDELDRALHSPPPESQDIEAQSDESESSQSQQNSESQPSDQSSEGSSGQSPSDGSPSQASDQSGSPDGSSQQQTSGQASSTLAEAAQQAIRNLAQQRQRQLQQIAQAGEPSQPSDQESAQQSSSEANNPANGEGQNRENSLIDASDWNIADGDWGALRERQTDEVVQDRKVRIPMTYRKAVQAYFEAVSAEAAKSTSSQQRSDR, encoded by the coding sequence ATGAGCGAAGTGCCGTACGGATTGACGAGCGAACTGCCCTCAACGAATCACCATGCCCCCAGCGAACTGCTGCCCGCTACTCGCGGTGCGCTACGCGCGTTCGCAAGGCGACGTGCCACGCTACAGTTTTGTCGCGGAATCGCGGTAGGCGTGACCATGTTGATCGCCGGGATGATTCTTCTGGCATTGATCGACCATTTCATGCGTCCAACAACCTTACCACGGATCGTCCTCAGCATCCTCGCGTACGCTTTCGCCGGATGGATGGCGTATCGCAACGGCATCAAGTCCGCATTCCGAAGTTCGCAGTCGGAAGTCGCGAGCAGTTTCGAAACGGCCCAAACCAAACTTCGGGGCCAAGTTCTCTCGGCAGTCGAACTCAGCGAAGTCGAACATCTGAACGGTTCACCTGACTTTCGACGGAAGCTACAAACGCACGTCGCCAATCAGATGGGCGGAATCGAAGTCCGTCGTTTGCTGCCATGGAAACTGATCCAACAAACATTGCTGGTGCTGTTTTCTTTGTTAATCATCATCGCGGCGTTGGGTTTGATCCCGACACTGGAATTGCCACGTCGATTCGCCCGCGTTCTGCTCCCAATCGCACCGATTCAACGCGCCTCGCTGACCAAAATCCACTTGATCCAACCCGATCCGCCATCAGGGATGGTCGCCGAAGGGGATCTCGTCGGAGTGATGGTTGAGGTGGATCGATTGGGCCGATCGGAAGTCTGGCTAGAAATTCGCGATGAACTTGGTTCCGAACGCCAGCGAATGGTCCGACGGTCAGCCGAAGACGTTGAACCTAGCGTGTCTGCCGACGCCAGCCTTCCGACCTACTCCGCAAATTTGCCGGTTCAGCAAACTCCGATGGACTATCGCATTTTGGCCGGAGATGCGGAGACACTTTGGTACACGTTGACTCCCCAACCGCGACCGCGAGCGACTTCTTTTCTCAAAGAGTATCAGTACCCGACGCATCTGAAATTGCCAAACGAAACGGTCACCGACGAACACGGTGACCTCGCTGCTTTCGTGGGAACGAAAGTCACAATGAGAGTGGTGTTCGACCAACCAGTTCGCGATGCTGAGATGTTGTTCTCGTCTCGTGGTTCCGGTTTGGCATTGTCCGCTGTTTCGACCGACAGTCACCAGTTCGAAATCACGGTCCCGATCTCAACTCCGGGGAGTTACCGCCTGGACGCGATCGGATCGGGCACCGGCCTGAACAATCCGTTTTCGCCACGTTACACCATTGATCCGGTGATCGACCGCAATCCGATTGCAATGTGGGATGAGTCAACGCAACGTCGGCAAATCGTGTCCCCCGCCGCCGTTTTGTCGTTGACCGGACACCTCGAAGACGATGTCCCGATGGACCACGTCATCCAGCAAATTTTGCTCGAAGGCGAAGGCGTGACTGAAATCAAAACGGAACTGGACACGCCTAGCCGAATCGCCGAGGTGAATCTCAAGTGGGATTTGGCACGATTCGATGGTCGCGAGAAACCCGATGTCACGCTTCCATCTGGCAGTCGACTGAAGACGCGTCTGATCGCGGTGGATCGATCCGGGCATCGCGGTCAATCCAACTGGATCGACGTCTTCATTGCACAGTCAGACTTTGATCCTGACCGGCACCACGACCTCTTTGAAACCCGAGAGCTAACTCGCCGAATCACAACCTGGTTTGAAGAACTGAACCTGATTGGTGAAGGCATTCAAACCAGCATGAAAGAAGCGATCGATTCGCCGGAGACCAAATCGTTTCTGCTCGAGCCGGAACTTGCGGATCAGTTCCAAAGACTTCGCTCCGAGTGGGAGTTGATTTCCGGATTTGGCGGCGAGGAAGACTCGGGCACACCGAATGAAGAATCACAGATCTCAATTCATAAACGACTTTCCTTGCTGAGCGACCCGGTCATGGTTGACCAGTGGTCGCAATTGGATTCGGCGGCAAACTATGCTCTCGAGCAAACGACGCTGCACTACCAAGCCTGGCAACGAATCGGCGAACAGCTACCAACCAAGGAACTCGCCTCACAGCGCAAACGACTCGCTGGCTCATACGTAGGCAACCTGCGATCCCTCACTCAACTGACTTCACGCTCGATCGATTTCTCCCAAGCGACTCTCGCAGTTGAATTGGCTCGCGGACTATCGAAGGACTTGCAGACCATCCAAACAAGCGCCGCGATGCTTGGCGACGCGAATTCGAATATCCCCATCGTCAGACTGCCTGGCCAAAGCGAACTCCTGAAACAGCAACTGCTTCAAATCAGTCAGTTGCTGAAGTCATTGGACTCGGACCTCCCCCAGGAGGTAAACAAACTTCACGAGCGAATTCATCGATTCGTTGATGACCGAACTCAAAGCATCTCCGATGCACTCGAAAAGCTTCGCACCTCTCAAGATGGCAATTCAGAAAGGCCTTTCCGAAACACCATCAAACAATTCGCAAAAGACATTCAGGCACTGCGTGTGCACAGTCTGGTCAGCGGGAACGTTTTCAATCAAATCGCTTCGTCAACCAAAGAGTTCACTGCCGAACCCATCGGCTGGTCCGGGCCATTGCGAACGCTGAACCGCACCGGAAAACAATGGACCGATCAGCAACGAAAGACGGTGTCGCTATCTGAACGAGGCAATTCAAACGACTTGACTGAATCAAAGGCGATTCAGCAAGTTCACGCCGAGTACTTTCTGGAGCTTCGTGCAACAATCCTGCGACGACTTGGGCGGATCGAACAAGTTGAAGAAGCAAGAACGGATTCGCAGGTGATCACCAGCGCGGATCTCGATCTGATTGTCCGCACGCTGGATGCGATCACGGCGGAAGGATTCATCTCGCCAGAGAATTCGGATCTCGATTCGGTTGCTTTCTTCGACAAAGTATCAAAGGCAGTCATGACACTGGAATCGGGCAACAAGCTGCATCGCGCTGCTCGACAACTGCAGTATGTTGCTGACCGCGAACGCTACCCAATCGACTGGACCGATTCAGTCATCCAACAACCACTTCGCCTGAAGTACATTCAGGTCGCCAACGAAATCCCGATGGCACAGATCCGGCACCTCGGCTTGGACTCAGAGACTGGACAACAACTCCAAGAAACTCGTTGGAACCACGACGCCAACCAAGCTCGCGAGCGAATGGATCACCGACTCTGGTCCAACGAGCCAATCGTCTCTGCCGCGATCCCGCTCGAAACGATCCTGAAAACTTATCAATCGAGCTGGGCTGCGATTGATCCTCTAATGGAAGAGGCTCGCGAATTTCTTCGGGGCCTGACAGCTAGTTTGGCAGACCAAGCTCGTCAGGCAGCCGAGGAAGCGAAGCAACAAAGCGATTCAATCGAAGAGGATCAGGCCAAACGCCCAAACTCACCCGCGGAAGTCGCGAATGATGCCGAATCGAAGTTTGAGGCGTTGAAGGACCAAGTGGGCGAAATTGCCGAGCAACTGGCAGACCGAGCAAACAACGCCGACTACTCCGACGCCGACGAAGCGCAGGCTGCTCGCGATGCGGACCGAGCCATCGCTGCCATCGAAAAACAAACCGAACAAGTCGCCAGCCAGCTTCGCGAAAACGAGCCTGAAAAAGCAACACAATCACTCGACGATCTTTCAGAAACCCTCGAAGCGATCGCCGATCACTTTGATGCAGTCGACTCGGGCGAAGATGCGTCCGAGACTCGAGAAACACTGAACGAGTTTTCGCCCAACTCCGATTCCAACTCGCCGACGGACGACCAGTTTGGCGCTGCGGAGTCGGTCGCGAAAGCAAACCAGATGACTCCAGAGCAGTTGCTCGAACAGCTCGAAAAAAAGTTGCCAACTGACGAGCCGATGCAAGATTCCTTGCAAGAGATCACGGATCAAACCGTTCGCGCTGCCGAGCAGATGGTTCGCGAAGCCGCCAATGAAGAAACGGCATTGCGTCGCAATTTGGAACGATCTGATTCAGAGTTTTCCGAACGGAAACGAGTCGCTCGAAATGAATTGCGTTCGCTTTCTGCTCGAGCCAACGCGGTACGAGATCACTTGCTGACGATGGCGGATCAAGCCAGCAATTGGTCCAACGAAACTTCGACCCAGCGAGAAATCCAACAAATTCGCGATCAGCTTCTAAAGGCAACTCAAAAGACCAACGATGTCCAGAACGACAATGCCCTGTTGGATGAACTGCAGGCGGCGAATGAGTCACTTCGTGAAGCGGTCAAAGAGGCGGCAAACCAGACTTCTGCCATCAATGACAAAGCGAATGAATCTCAGAAGAACGCTTTGCACAACAACGAACAGTCGAGAACCAAAGCGGCTCGGCAATTGGAATCGATGCAGCGTCGCGGAAAGAACAGCTACCTACAGTCACTGCAACGAGAAAACCAACAATGGAGCCGCAACGTCGACGAGGCGGGCCGCCGGATTCAGCAGGCTCAGAACCAGGAACGCAACGCCCAAAAGAGTTTGGACCGAGCTCAGGAACAGCAGAAAAAGCATCCGGGCGAAGAGTGGGCTGCGAAGGAAGTGACGAACAAACAAGCTCAAGTCAAAGAAGCACAATCGGCTGCCGACGCTGCGAAGCAAACTCGCGACTTGGCACGCAAATCTGAATCCCAGGCCAACCAGAGATACGAAGACGCTCGCAATCGAGCGGTCGCAAACTTGGACGCAGCCAACCCCGCCGCTGAACTGCTTTCGCGAGTCACTCAGCAGGCCACCGAAGAACTACGAGACCTGTCCAAGTCGCTCGACGCCAATCAAAAATCGCTCGCGATCGAGGATTCGCTGAAGTCACCAGAATCGTCCAATGAGCAATTCGCAAACCAACAGAGTCGCTTGCAGCGATCCGTCGCGATGGCATCGGAGGAGCTTCGACGAGCGGCACGACACGAAGAGCGACTTGGTAACAAAACGGCAGCCGCGAACTTGGACGAAATCGCAAACGACATTGAATCGGTCAACGAACAACCGATGAGCACCGCCCAAGAATCACTGCAATCTGGTCAAACCCAACAGGCGAATCAACGGCTCGCCGATGCAGCCGCTCAGCTGCAAGAAAATGCCGATGCACTCGCGAAGCAGAGTGCGAATGATTCTGCTGGCGACAACCAAACGGGCAGTGATTCCAAGGACGGACCATCTTCGCCGCAAAGTGAAAAGCTCGCCAAAACGCTCGATGAGTTGGACCGAGCGCTCCATTCGCCGCCTCCCGAATCGCAAGACATCGAAGCTCAATCAGACGAATCAGAATCTTCGCAATCACAACAAAACTCCGAAAGCCAGCCATCGGACCAGTCCTCGGAAGGTTCATCTGGGCAATCACCATCGGACGGATCTCCGAGCCAAGCTTCCGACCAATCGGGTTCGCCGGATGGTTCGAGCCAGCAACAAACGTCCGGCCAAGCCTCTTCGACATTGGCCGAGGCCGCTCAACAAGCCATCCGCAATCTTGCACAGCAAAGACAGCGACAACTGCAACAGATTGCTCAAGCGGGTGAGCCATCCCAACCATCCGACCAAGAGTCAGCACAACAGAGCAGTTCTGAAGCAAACAACCCCGCAAACGGCGAAGGGCAGAACCGCGAAAATTCGTTGATTGACGCGAGCGATTGGAACATCGCTGACGGCGACTGGGGAGCACTTCGTGAGCGGCAAACCGACGAAGTCGTTCAGGACCGCAAAGTTCGTATCCCAATGACGTATCGCAAAGCGGTCCAGGCTTACTTTGAAGCTGTCTCAGCCGAAGCGGCAAAGTCCACCTCATCCCAGCAACGATCGGACAGGTGA
- a CDS encoding BatA domain-containing protein, with amino-acid sequence MNFLNLGLLAGALAFVVPLAIHLLFRSRYRSMDWGAMFLLQDVVTKNRRRMQWHQWILLALRCAIPILLALAMARPLLSSARALPGSEPLSLILCVDDSRSMQAAGRHDRVLKAANGLIENLSRGDEVIILRTSQLAAPFQRSAPRDALAGLFEVRFGGPPSDYTSALATCMDACKEASHPNRRIVICGDFQSNSLTSGNRWIDAVEDAQVRLDRMTPTPRVDLLNVSQSDDVLDNLVVESLQSNAPAVLIDRAVTFTAKVRNDSDRPISRLTGRWIHDGQTVQTTNIDIEPRSTSSISFTHMPDSAGDHTLAFAVEHSDAIAADNRRRLGFHVSPQIRVWLVDGDPSSEPLKSETDFLRLALSPFAFASVNENSRASENPRSDLVSSRVFTGSRWPTELRQAMNTDRRPDVIVFANVKQAGSRSDTDDELIDRFLGQNGRIVFFDGDQVDAESWNDVSWLPAKLDRLITSSDVQSVIESEDTVSAEEQENLGFAIEPPRGRQTVWGSLQDAGDGIWEEVRVGRYRRLVMEDSSDDPTTVLLRTSDQAAIAIRRSSVIQFAIGCDSEWSTLPLRSVYLPMMQQLILDLVSNQESMNVVAGQPMLVPKTALSWIVTSPDESTSTLEAKPDSEPDGVASEHKSNVFSNTHSVGIYRFRADEAAPPNDSESKTDSAEILLRVAEIPASESDLRPLESSQIETFANRLQARLFNTPEDLVEATATDRFGQEIWRPMMFLVLMVLITELLWQQFAGRPKSAATVWKIPFASAGSRP; translated from the coding sequence ATGAACTTCCTCAACCTTGGACTACTCGCAGGCGCCCTCGCGTTCGTCGTTCCCTTGGCAATCCATCTGCTGTTTCGAAGTCGATATCGATCCATGGACTGGGGAGCGATGTTCTTACTGCAGGACGTCGTTACGAAAAATCGTCGCCGCATGCAGTGGCACCAGTGGATTCTGCTGGCACTTCGGTGTGCGATTCCAATTTTGCTGGCGCTCGCGATGGCTCGCCCTCTGCTCTCTTCCGCTCGGGCTCTGCCCGGGTCCGAACCTCTGTCGTTGATTCTTTGTGTCGATGACAGTCGTTCGATGCAAGCAGCCGGCCGGCACGACCGAGTCTTGAAAGCAGCCAACGGGCTGATCGAAAACTTATCGCGCGGCGACGAAGTCATCATTCTTCGGACCAGCCAACTCGCCGCGCCCTTTCAACGATCTGCACCGCGTGACGCGTTGGCTGGGCTGTTCGAAGTTCGGTTTGGTGGGCCGCCTTCGGACTACACGAGCGCACTGGCGACTTGCATGGATGCCTGCAAAGAAGCCTCGCATCCGAATCGACGGATCGTCATCTGTGGCGACTTTCAATCCAACAGTTTGACGAGCGGAAACCGTTGGATCGATGCCGTCGAAGACGCGCAAGTTCGGCTCGACCGAATGACTCCGACTCCACGCGTGGACCTGCTCAACGTTTCGCAGTCCGACGACGTGCTCGACAATCTCGTTGTTGAATCGTTGCAGTCCAACGCTCCCGCAGTCCTGATAGACCGAGCGGTCACCTTCACCGCAAAAGTTCGCAACGATTCAGACCGTCCAATATCGAGACTGACTGGACGCTGGATCCACGACGGGCAAACGGTGCAAACAACAAACATCGACATTGAGCCACGAAGCACGTCGAGCATCTCATTCACGCACATGCCGGATTCTGCTGGCGATCACACATTGGCGTTTGCCGTCGAACACAGCGACGCGATTGCCGCCGACAACCGCCGACGGCTTGGGTTTCATGTCTCGCCGCAAATCCGCGTTTGGTTGGTCGATGGGGATCCGTCGAGCGAACCCTTGAAGAGCGAAACCGATTTTTTGCGATTGGCACTCAGCCCCTTCGCATTCGCGAGCGTGAACGAGAACTCACGGGCAAGCGAGAATCCTCGTTCGGACCTGGTCAGCAGCCGAGTGTTCACTGGATCGCGATGGCCCACCGAACTCCGGCAAGCAATGAATACCGACCGTCGTCCGGACGTGATCGTCTTTGCCAATGTCAAACAAGCCGGCTCTCGAAGCGACACAGACGACGAACTCATCGACCGGTTCCTTGGCCAAAATGGAAGGATCGTCTTCTTCGACGGGGATCAGGTGGATGCGGAATCATGGAACGACGTTTCTTGGTTGCCAGCGAAACTCGATCGACTGATCACCTCATCGGACGTCCAATCAGTCATCGAAAGCGAGGATACTGTTTCAGCCGAAGAACAAGAAAATCTCGGCTTCGCAATTGAACCACCTCGAGGCCGACAAACCGTTTGGGGATCGCTCCAGGACGCTGGCGATGGAATCTGGGAAGAGGTAAGAGTTGGAAGATACCGTCGGCTGGTGATGGAAGATTCGAGCGACGATCCCACCACTGTGTTGTTGCGAACGTCCGACCAAGCGGCGATTGCGATTCGACGGTCCAGTGTGATTCAGTTCGCGATCGGCTGCGACTCTGAATGGTCTACATTGCCTCTGCGCTCCGTCTACTTGCCCATGATGCAGCAATTGATTTTGGATCTAGTGAGCAACCAAGAATCGATGAACGTGGTCGCGGGACAGCCGATGCTTGTCCCCAAAACCGCTTTATCGTGGATTGTCACATCGCCCGATGAATCGACATCAACCTTGGAAGCCAAACCCGACTCGGAACCCGATGGTGTGGCTTCCGAACACAAAAGCAACGTGTTCAGCAACACACACTCGGTTGGTATCTACCGTTTCCGAGCGGATGAAGCAGCTCCACCAAACGACTCAGAATCCAAAACCGACTCAGCTGAAATTCTGCTTCGTGTCGCGGAAATCCCCGCATCCGAATCCGATCTGCGACCCTTGGAATCCAGCCAAATCGAAACTTTCGCGAATCGCCTGCAAGCTCGCTTGTTCAACACACCGGAAGACTTGGTCGAAGCAACGGCGACCGATCGATTTGGCCAAGAGATTTGGCGACCAATGATGTTCCTGGTCCTGATGGTTCTGATCACGGAACTGCTTTGGCAACAATTCGCCGGCCGTCCAAAATCAGCTGCCACCGTTTGGAAGATTCCCTTCGCTTCCGCCGGGAGTCGCCCATGA
- a CDS encoding DUF58 domain-containing protein, with product MRFPDLFSSRDASRAAALQWIARQAVEGLTAGRHRSPHKGSSVEFKEHRPYVPGDELRNIDWRAFGKSDRLYIREFEEETNLRCTLLVDRSGSMKYAGSRALQLADSSTSIGKRKQDYATAVAVAIAYMMLSSQDAVGLMAFDDRIGESLPPRTTPSHLQSLLAILAGDSGGGETDLGTVIRQAMLKLPRRSLVVLISDGLGDPESLGKALASLRSQRQEVVFLQILDPDEVDFPFHDRIEFRDLENTDHREIIDSRQIRSRYMESLQRHNATLEAACRRNRVDHAMITTDVPVVDALARFVTLRRGGGVSGSLNLARSTANGTKIKEARTAKSTPSPSPEDVPTR from the coding sequence ATGCGTTTCCCCGATCTGTTCTCTTCGAGAGACGCTTCGCGCGCCGCCGCATTGCAGTGGATTGCGAGACAGGCGGTGGAAGGATTGACCGCGGGCCGGCACCGATCGCCGCACAAGGGTTCCAGCGTCGAGTTCAAAGAACACCGCCCCTACGTGCCGGGCGATGAACTGCGAAACATCGACTGGCGTGCTTTTGGAAAAAGCGATCGCCTCTACATTCGCGAATTCGAAGAGGAGACCAACCTCCGTTGCACTCTTCTGGTCGACCGCAGCGGAAGCATGAAATACGCGGGCAGCAGAGCGTTGCAGCTGGCCGACTCCAGCACATCGATTGGCAAACGCAAACAGGACTACGCAACCGCCGTCGCCGTCGCAATCGCCTACATGATGCTGTCCAGCCAAGACGCGGTTGGCTTGATGGCGTTTGACGATCGAATTGGCGAGTCGCTGCCACCACGAACAACGCCGTCGCACCTGCAATCGTTGCTCGCGATCTTGGCCGGCGATTCGGGCGGTGGCGAAACCGATCTCGGAACCGTCATCCGCCAAGCGATGCTGAAACTGCCACGACGTTCGCTCGTCGTGCTGATCTCTGATGGCCTCGGCGACCCGGAATCACTTGGCAAGGCACTCGCGTCTTTGCGTTCCCAGCGACAGGAAGTGGTGTTCCTGCAGATACTTGATCCAGACGAAGTTGATTTTCCATTTCATGACCGCATCGAATTTCGTGATTTGGAAAACACCGACCATCGCGAAATCATCGATTCGCGACAGATTCGTTCTCGCTACATGGAATCGCTCCAGCGGCACAACGCGACACTGGAAGCAGCCTGCCGTCGCAACCGGGTCGACCATGCGATGATCACAACCGATGTCCCCGTCGTCGACGCGCTCGCAAGGTTTGTGACGCTGCGACGCGGAGGTGGTGTCAGCGGCTCACTGAACCTTGCCAGATCCACCGCCAACGGGACCAAAATCAAAGAAGCTAGAACGGCTAAATCAACACCGAGTCCATCGCCGGAGGACGTTCCCACGCGATGA
- a CDS encoding trans-sulfuration enzyme family protein: protein MSTSKSNGEFRTRAIHVGNEVDPSTGAVVPPIHFASTFRQPGAGEWGQYDYSRSGNPTRTGLQTTLASLENGCGTLAFSSGMAAIHAVTMLLESGDHVVAGTDIYGGAYRLLHQICNRSGIEVTLVDVTDLKAIENAITDRTKLIWTESIGNPRMTISDLPAIARLAKSKGILSGVDNTFGTPALLRPLDFGIDIVMHSATKYLGGHSDCLGGTLAVSDPELYDQLYFVQNATGAVLDPMSSFLISRGLKTLDLRIREQSRTALRLAKWLEAHPMVRSVLYPGLTSHDQHELASQLFGLHQSDSEETHFGAMITFELDATLDQVRQVCQSTELFHLAVSLGAVESLIEQPATMSHASYAPEARAAHGIKDSLIRLSVGLESPSDLESDLQQAFSAIN, encoded by the coding sequence ATGAGCACCTCCAAATCTAATGGCGAGTTTCGAACTCGCGCGATTCACGTTGGTAACGAAGTCGATCCGTCGACCGGCGCCGTTGTTCCACCGATTCACTTTGCCAGCACGTTCCGGCAACCTGGCGCGGGCGAGTGGGGCCAATACGACTACTCTCGAAGTGGCAATCCGACTCGAACGGGCCTGCAAACCACGCTGGCCTCGCTTGAAAACGGATGCGGCACGCTGGCGTTCTCGTCCGGCATGGCCGCCATCCATGCGGTCACGATGCTGTTGGAATCCGGCGACCACGTCGTCGCGGGAACGGACATCTATGGCGGTGCCTACCGACTGCTGCATCAGATTTGCAATCGCAGCGGCATCGAAGTCACTTTGGTTGACGTGACCGACTTGAAGGCGATCGAGAACGCCATCACCGACCGCACCAAATTGATTTGGACTGAGTCGATTGGCAATCCGCGGATGACAATCTCTGATTTGCCGGCGATCGCCCGCCTGGCCAAATCAAAGGGAATTCTGTCCGGAGTCGACAACACATTCGGCACGCCAGCGCTGTTGCGGCCGTTGGATTTTGGCATCGACATCGTCATGCACTCCGCGACGAAGTACTTGGGCGGCCACAGCGATTGCCTTGGTGGAACACTCGCAGTTTCAGACCCTGAACTTTACGACCAACTTTATTTTGTTCAGAACGCGACGGGAGCGGTGCTCGATCCGATGAGCAGCTTCCTGATTTCGCGAGGCCTGAAAACCCTGGACCTGCGAATTCGCGAACAGTCGCGAACAGCCCTCCGATTGGCGAAGTGGCTGGAAGCTCATCCGATGGTTCGATCGGTACTTTATCCCGGCCTGACATCGCACGACCAACATGAGTTGGCCAGCCAACTGTTTGGACTGCATCAAAGCGACTCAGAAGAAACCCACTTCGGCGCGATGATCACATTTGAACTCGACGCGACTTTGGACCAAGTCCGCCAGGTCTGCCAATCCACCGAACTGTTCCACTTGGCAGTCAGTCTTGGTGCGGTGGAATCTTTGATCGAGCAACCCGCGACGATGTCTCATGCGTCCTATGCACCTGAGGCTCGCGCCGCGCACGGAATCAAGGATTCGCTGATTCGCCTCTCGGTCGGATTGGAATCCCCCTCCGATCTGGAATCGGACCTGCAACAGGCGTTCTCGGCCATCAATTGA